From a single Collibacillus ludicampi genomic region:
- a CDS encoding NuoI/complex I 23 kDa subunit family protein, translated as MFGLLKGFGVTVSQIPKKKVTLQYPDVKPNWPDRFRGVHKFNPNLCIVCNQCARICPTSCISLSGSRGEDKKLHIETYDINFEICILCDLCTEVCPTEAIQMTDTFELAEYNRDALYKNMEWLVENGKQHAQRKGLIGEASVHDANDTDEVAGKAGEK; from the coding sequence GTGTTTGGATTATTGAAAGGATTCGGTGTCACCGTCAGCCAGATTCCGAAGAAGAAAGTGACCCTGCAGTACCCGGATGTGAAACCCAATTGGCCGGATCGTTTCCGGGGGGTCCACAAATTCAATCCCAACCTATGTATCGTATGCAATCAGTGTGCCCGGATCTGCCCGACGAGTTGTATATCCTTGTCGGGGAGCCGTGGGGAAGATAAGAAGCTGCATATCGAAACGTACGATATCAATTTTGAAATCTGCATTCTCTGTGATCTGTGTACAGAAGTTTGTCCGACGGAAGCGATTCAAATGACCGATACGTTCGAGCTGGCCGAATATAACCGTGACGCCTTGTATAAGAACATGGAATGGTTAGTGGAAAACGGAAAACAGCACGCGCAACGAAAAGGATTGATCGGTGAGGCGTCCGTTCATGATGCGAATGATACGGACGAAGTTGCCGGGAAAGCGGGGGAAAAATAG
- the nuoH gene encoding NADH-quinone oxidoreductase subunit NuoH encodes MFDWFDWSAHPLNVQTFLAMLIGSLIVLGVVLGCVTYAILLERKIIGYMQLRIGPNRVGPWGLFQTIADVLKLLLKEDIIPNKADKTLFAIAPIISYAPAFMVLAVVPFTASHLFTAGLDVGILYYIALSAISVIGIVLGGWASNNKYAIIGALRSAAQMISYEIPLAMSILGVVLMAGSLNIVKIVEAQKNFPYVWYVVPQILGFIVFLIAATAELSRAPFDLPESESELVSGYFTEYSGFRFAFYMLAEYVYLIAMSGLAAALFFGGWSGPLLPGWLWYVIKAGAFIFLMFWTRATMPRIRVDQLMSFSWKVLIPLALLNLLLTATWKIFF; translated from the coding sequence ATGTTCGACTGGTTTGACTGGAGTGCCCATCCCCTAAATGTACAAACATTCTTGGCGATGTTGATCGGGAGCCTCATAGTCCTCGGGGTCGTCCTTGGATGTGTCACCTACGCGATCTTATTAGAACGTAAGATCATCGGTTACATGCAGTTGCGCATCGGTCCGAACCGGGTCGGTCCGTGGGGACTGTTTCAAACGATCGCGGACGTTTTGAAATTGCTTTTAAAGGAAGATATCATTCCGAACAAAGCGGACAAAACGCTGTTCGCGATCGCCCCGATCATTTCCTACGCGCCTGCATTCATGGTGCTTGCCGTCGTGCCTTTCACGGCGTCACACTTGTTTACAGCGGGACTCGACGTAGGCATTCTGTATTACATCGCTCTTTCGGCGATTTCCGTTATCGGGATCGTGCTTGGCGGCTGGGCATCCAACAACAAATACGCGATCATCGGTGCCTTGCGTTCAGCCGCACAGATGATTTCATACGAAATTCCGCTCGCCATGTCGATTCTCGGTGTCGTGCTCATGGCCGGGTCGCTGAACATTGTCAAGATCGTGGAAGCGCAAAAGAATTTCCCATACGTCTGGTACGTCGTTCCGCAGATTCTCGGATTTATCGTTTTTCTCATTGCGGCTACGGCGGAGCTCAGCCGTGCGCCTTTTGACTTGCCCGAATCCGAATCGGAACTCGTCTCCGGTTACTTCACCGAGTATTCCGGCTTCCGTTTCGCTTTCTACATGCTGGCAGAATACGTGTACCTGATCGCGATGTCAGGGCTTGCGGCCGCGTTATTTTTTGGCGGTTGGTCCGGCCCGCTTCTCCCCGGATGGTTATGGTATGTGATCAAAGCGGGAGCGTTTATCTTCTTGATGTTCTGGACGCGTGCAACCATGCCGCGAATCCGCGTGGACCAATTGATGAGTTTTTCCTGGAAAGTTTTGATTCCCTTGGCTCTTCTCAATTTGTTGCTAACGGCAACATGGAAAATCTTCTTCTAA
- a CDS encoding NADH-quinone oxidoreductase subunit D, producing MAELRSEEILLNVGPQHPSTHGVLRLVVKLDGEIVREATPVIGYLHRGTEKLAEDLQYTQIIPYTDRMDYLAAMLNNHALVNAVEQAMDIQVPERAEYLRVIVAELNRIASHLLFLGAYLLDLGAMSPFLFAFHERERICEMFNKISGARLTYNYMRVGGVKWDAPEGWLDEVREYIPHFREKLKLYHDLVTGNEVFLNRVKNVGVFDTETALNYGLSGINLRSTGFKWDLRKNKPYSIYDRFDFDIPVGKNGDCFDRYMCHMLEMEESLKIVEQAVEQIPSGPVMGKVPKILRVPAGEYYYAVEAAKGELGVYIVSEGKDKPYRLKFRRPSFVNLQLLPKLLEGQNVANMIAILGAVDIVLGEVDA from the coding sequence ATGGCTGAACTGCGTTCTGAAGAAATCTTGCTCAACGTGGGTCCCCAACATCCGTCCACACACGGTGTCCTCCGCCTGGTAGTCAAATTGGACGGGGAAATCGTGCGTGAAGCCACCCCGGTGATCGGTTATCTGCACCGAGGCACCGAGAAGTTGGCGGAAGATCTGCAATACACGCAGATCATTCCCTATACCGACCGCATGGATTATCTGGCAGCGATGCTGAATAACCATGCATTGGTGAATGCGGTGGAACAAGCGATGGACATTCAGGTTCCCGAGCGTGCGGAATACCTTCGCGTCATCGTGGCGGAACTGAACCGGATCGCCTCTCACCTCTTGTTCCTGGGCGCTTATTTGCTCGACCTCGGAGCGATGAGTCCGTTCTTGTTCGCCTTCCATGAGCGTGAACGGATTTGTGAGATGTTTAACAAAATCTCGGGGGCACGCCTGACGTACAACTATATGCGCGTCGGGGGTGTCAAGTGGGACGCGCCTGAAGGATGGCTCGACGAAGTACGTGAATATATCCCCCATTTCCGCGAGAAGTTGAAACTGTATCATGATCTGGTGACCGGAAATGAAGTCTTTCTCAACCGCGTGAAGAATGTAGGGGTCTTTGATACGGAGACCGCTTTGAATTACGGTCTCTCCGGGATCAACCTTCGTTCCACCGGGTTCAAGTGGGATTTGCGCAAAAACAAGCCGTATTCGATTTATGACCGGTTCGATTTTGACATCCCTGTCGGCAAAAACGGCGATTGTTTCGACCGCTATATGTGCCACATGCTGGAGATGGAAGAGTCGCTCAAGATCGTGGAGCAGGCGGTCGAACAGATTCCTTCGGGTCCTGTCATGGGAAAAGTCCCGAAGATCCTCCGCGTACCCGCGGGCGAGTACTATTATGCGGTGGAGGCAGCCAAAGGGGAACTCGGGGTCTATATCGTCTCGGAAGGAAAGGATAAGCCCTATCGTTTGAAGTTCCGCCGCCCGTCGTTCGTGAATCTTCAATTGCTGCCGAAGTTATTGGAAGGGCAGAACGTGGCGAATATGATCGCCATCTTGGGTGCGGTAGACATCGTCCTCGGGGAGGTGGATGCATAA
- a CDS encoding NADH-quinone oxidoreductase subunit C, whose protein sequence is MSDEKKQTVDQDQISGKTGENSTSEAKKEPQSPKETGSAEAKGANSTENPTAEKMDAKAPAAEKSRDVATEALATKDVPAKPAAPKATTAAPAAKPAAAKKEEPSPEAIAKTEAAQKVLDLVKGKIVAQFGEDVLEETMLKKYQPTFVIKREHWREVVNFLRLEPSLAFDYPEAFAGTDYPAQGYIEVVVYLYSMKTGLCITVKTRTPRDHAEVPSLVPVYAGANWEEREIYDLLGVKFTDHPDLKRIMLPDDFNGHPLRKDYSVWDE, encoded by the coding sequence GTGAGCGATGAAAAGAAACAAACGGTAGATCAAGATCAAATTTCCGGAAAAACTGGCGAAAATTCGACATCGGAAGCGAAGAAAGAACCACAATCTCCGAAAGAAACGGGATCGGCAGAGGCAAAAGGTGCGAACTCCACGGAGAACCCGACAGCGGAAAAGATGGACGCCAAAGCGCCCGCTGCCGAAAAATCAAGGGACGTCGCAACGGAAGCGCTTGCAACGAAGGATGTACCTGCGAAACCGGCCGCGCCAAAAGCGACGACTGCCGCACCTGCCGCTAAACCTGCCGCAGCCAAGAAGGAAGAGCCGTCACCTGAAGCGATCGCCAAGACGGAAGCGGCGCAAAAAGTTCTCGATCTCGTGAAAGGTAAGATTGTCGCGCAATTTGGCGAAGATGTTCTTGAGGAAACGATGCTCAAAAAGTATCAGCCGACGTTTGTCATCAAAAGAGAGCATTGGCGAGAGGTCGTCAATTTCCTTCGCTTAGAACCTTCGCTGGCATTCGATTACCCGGAAGCTTTCGCGGGAACGGACTATCCGGCGCAGGGGTACATCGAAGTCGTCGTGTATTTGTACTCAATGAAAACGGGACTCTGTATCACGGTCAAGACACGTACACCCCGTGACCACGCGGAAGTCCCTTCGTTGGTGCCGGTGTATGCGGGAGCGAACTGGGAAGAGCGCGAAATTTACGATCTGCTCGGTGTCAAGTTTACCGATCACCCCGACCTGAAAAGAATCATGCTGCCGGATGACTTCAATGGCCATCCGTTGCGTAAAGATTATAGTGTATGGGACGAGTAG
- a CDS encoding NuoB/complex I 20 kDa subunit family protein, whose product MEVIKGYSQQPRIEFEGFTPEESMELQKGGVFIGALEQIKGWARSNSLWPMTFGLACCAIEMMGTGAAHYDLDRFGIIFRASPRQSDCVIIAGTVTKKMGPLIKRLYEQMPDPKWVIAMGSCATAGGPYVRSYSVVKGVDQIIPVDVYIPGCPPSPPALIYGLNKLQEKIRLEAKGKRVPRT is encoded by the coding sequence ATGGAAGTGATCAAGGGCTATTCCCAACAACCGCGCATCGAATTTGAAGGGTTTACGCCGGAAGAATCGATGGAACTGCAGAAAGGCGGAGTGTTTATCGGCGCATTGGAACAGATCAAAGGGTGGGCGCGAAGCAACTCCCTGTGGCCGATGACATTCGGTCTGGCTTGTTGTGCCATCGAAATGATGGGAACGGGTGCCGCCCATTATGACCTCGACCGATTCGGGATCATCTTCCGTGCATCTCCCCGCCAATCCGACTGTGTGATTATCGCAGGTACCGTTACGAAAAAGATGGGACCGCTGATCAAACGGCTGTACGAACAGATGCCCGATCCCAAATGGGTGATCGCGATGGGATCTTGTGCGACGGCCGGCGGTCCTTATGTGCGTTCCTATTCGGTTGTGAAAGGCGTGGATCAGATCATTCCCGTCGATGTCTACATTCCGGGTTGTCCACCTTCTCCGCCGGCTCTTATTTACGGTTTGAATAAGCTGCAGGAAAAGATCCGCCTTGAGGCAAAAGGAAAGAGGGTGCCTCGAACGTGA
- a CDS encoding NADH-quinone oxidoreductase subunit A, whose product MFTYWNNYLFVTLFLILGIALPVGALYVLGPLLRPKKPNPMKLSTYESGLEPVGEGQVRYNVRYYLFALLFVVFDVEILFLYPWAVSFEKLGVFGYAEVFLFLFFLIIGLVYAWKKKVLEWK is encoded by the coding sequence ATGTTCACGTATTGGAACAACTACCTGTTTGTGACGTTGTTCCTCATCTTGGGTATCGCTTTGCCTGTAGGCGCATTGTACGTTTTAGGGCCGTTGTTACGCCCAAAGAAACCGAACCCGATGAAGCTCAGTACATATGAGAGCGGTCTGGAACCGGTCGGGGAAGGGCAAGTGCGTTATAATGTCCGTTATTACTTGTTCGCGCTCTTGTTTGTGGTGTTTGATGTGGAAATCCTATTTCTCTACCCTTGGGCTGTATCGTTTGAAAAGCTAGGCGTATTTGGATATGCGGAAGTGTTCCTCTTTTTATTTTTCTTAATTATCGGGCTTGTTTACGCCTGGAAGAAGAAGGTGTTGGAATGGAAGTGA
- a CDS encoding F0F1 ATP synthase subunit epsilon, which translates to MRNVPLEIVTPERKVYSGDVSMVIVRGGDGDVGIMAGHIPLVTTVKTSAVRIFTNDNRNESRVAVSGGFLEVKPDRITILAEAAELPEEIDVERAQRAKERAERRLSEAGREDIDYLRAELALQRALNRLQVAKKGPFDDKR; encoded by the coding sequence ATGAGAAACGTACCATTGGAAATCGTTACGCCCGAGCGTAAAGTGTACAGTGGCGATGTGAGCATGGTCATCGTCCGCGGCGGTGACGGTGACGTAGGTATCATGGCTGGCCACATTCCGCTTGTGACCACGGTGAAAACTTCTGCCGTACGGATTTTTACGAATGATAATCGCAACGAGAGTCGTGTAGCCGTGTCGGGCGGGTTCTTAGAAGTGAAGCCGGACCGGATCACGATCCTTGCCGAAGCGGCAGAACTTCCCGAAGAGATCGATGTTGAGCGGGCACAGCGCGCGAAAGAACGCGCAGAACGACGCTTATCCGAAGCGGGAAGGGAAGACATCGATTATCTACGTGCGGAACTCGCTTTGCAAAGAGCGTTGAACCGTCTGCAAGTGGCGAAGAAAGGCCCCTTCGACGACAAACGTTAA
- the atpD gene encoding F0F1 ATP synthase subunit beta has translation MNTGRIVQVMGPIVDVRFPEGQLPAIYNALKITHKAQNEGERDIDLTVEVAVHLGDNVVRAVAMASTDGLVRGMEVVDTGAPIAIPVGQETLGRIFNVLGEPIDEAGPVNAKVRHPIHREAPEYTDLATKVEIFETGIKVVDLLAPYIKGGKVGLFGGAGVGKTVLIQELIHNIAKQHGGFSVFAGVGERTREGNDLYHEMKDSGVLDKTAMVFGQMNEPPGARLRVALTGLTLAEYFRDEENRDVLLFIDNIFRFTQAGSEVSALLGRMPSAVGYQPTLATEMGQLQERITSTKKGSITSIQAIYVPADDYTDPAPATTFAHLDATTNLERKIAELGIYPAVDPLASTSRALSPDIVGEEHYRVARGVQAVLQRYKELQDIIAILGMDELSDEDKLTVARARKIQRFMSQPFHVAEQFTGVPGKYVPVKETVRGFKEILEGKHDDLPESAFLYVGTIDEAVERARNLS, from the coding sequence ATGAACACTGGACGCATTGTCCAAGTCATGGGTCCGATCGTCGATGTTCGTTTTCCGGAAGGCCAACTTCCGGCCATCTACAACGCATTGAAGATCACCCATAAAGCACAGAATGAAGGCGAACGGGATATCGACTTAACGGTGGAAGTGGCGGTTCACCTCGGAGATAACGTGGTTCGTGCCGTGGCGATGGCCTCGACCGACGGACTCGTACGCGGTATGGAAGTTGTAGATACGGGCGCTCCGATTGCCATTCCAGTCGGGCAGGAAACATTGGGACGGATCTTTAACGTTCTCGGTGAGCCGATCGACGAAGCGGGACCCGTGAACGCCAAGGTACGTCATCCGATTCACCGCGAAGCGCCGGAATACACCGATCTCGCCACGAAAGTCGAGATCTTCGAAACGGGTATCAAGGTTGTCGACCTGCTCGCGCCGTACATCAAGGGTGGTAAGGTCGGTCTCTTCGGCGGTGCCGGTGTGGGGAAGACCGTCTTGATTCAGGAATTGATCCACAATATCGCGAAGCAGCACGGCGGTTTCTCCGTGTTCGCAGGTGTGGGTGAACGTACACGCGAAGGTAATGACCTCTATCATGAGATGAAAGATTCGGGCGTTCTCGACAAAACGGCGATGGTCTTCGGTCAAATGAACGAGCCGCCCGGTGCGCGTCTGCGCGTGGCTTTGACGGGGCTGACCCTCGCTGAATACTTCCGCGATGAAGAGAATCGTGACGTCCTCTTGTTTATCGACAACATTTTCCGTTTCACACAGGCGGGTTCCGAGGTTTCCGCATTGCTCGGACGCATGCCTTCCGCGGTGGGTTATCAGCCGACGTTGGCGACGGAAATGGGTCAATTGCAAGAACGGATCACCTCGACGAAAAAAGGTTCGATCACATCCATTCAGGCGATCTACGTACCTGCCGACGACTACACAGACCCGGCGCCGGCAACCACGTTCGCTCACCTGGATGCTACCACCAACTTGGAGCGTAAAATCGCCGAGCTTGGTATTTATCCGGCGGTGGATCCGCTTGCGTCCACATCACGCGCCCTTTCGCCCGATATCGTTGGGGAAGAACATTATCGGGTCGCCCGCGGTGTACAAGCGGTGCTGCAACGTTACAAAGAGTTGCAAGATATCATTGCGATCTTGGGGATGGACGAACTGTCTGACGAAGATAAACTGACAGTTGCTCGTGCGCGTAAAATTCAACGTTTCATGTCCCAGCCGTTCCATGTGGCCGAGCAGTTCACGGGGGTACCGGGTAAATACGTTCCGGTCAAAGAAACGGTGCGCGGCTTCAAGGAAATCCTCGAAGGCAAGCATGACGATCTGCCGGAATCTGCGTTCTTGTACGTCGGTACCATCGATGAAGCCGTTGAAAGAGCACGTAACCTATCCTAG
- the atpG gene encoding ATP synthase F1 subunit gamma, protein MAASSRDIKRRIKSVKNTEQITKAMKMVSAAKLRRAQERVTQARPYTAKMEEVIGSIAKAGGASHPMLVKRPVKRTGYVLITADRGLAGSYNAQVIRHAMASLKDKKENEYAIFAVGRKGRDFFARRGYPLAGEITGLSDFPTFADIKRVTQAVVSMYEKGEVDEVILVYNEFISPIQQRPVAKKILPLEEVGGEDAKVTNYIYEPSAEAVLEKLLPKYAETLIYSALLEAKASEHGARMTAMGNATDNASEMIKKLTLDLNRARQAAITLQIAEIVGGAEALK, encoded by the coding sequence ATGGCTGCAAGTAGTCGCGATATTAAACGTCGAATTAAATCGGTTAAAAATACGGAGCAGATCACCAAAGCGATGAAGATGGTATCTGCCGCCAAATTGCGCCGTGCGCAGGAACGCGTCACGCAAGCCCGTCCTTACACAGCGAAAATGGAAGAAGTGATCGGAAGCATCGCGAAAGCGGGAGGGGCATCCCATCCGATGCTTGTGAAGCGTCCTGTGAAGCGCACCGGATATGTGTTAATCACCGCCGACCGCGGGTTGGCCGGTTCCTATAATGCGCAGGTCATCCGTCATGCGATGGCAAGCCTGAAGGACAAAAAGGAAAACGAATATGCGATTTTTGCGGTCGGACGCAAGGGACGCGATTTCTTCGCGCGCAGAGGATACCCGCTGGCAGGAGAGATTACGGGATTGTCCGATTTCCCGACATTTGCGGATATCAAGCGGGTGACACAAGCGGTCGTATCCATGTACGAAAAGGGTGAAGTGGACGAGGTCATCTTGGTTTATAACGAATTCATTTCACCGATTCAGCAACGGCCGGTCGCGAAGAAGATCCTTCCGTTGGAAGAAGTGGGCGGCGAGGATGCGAAAGTCACCAATTATATCTACGAACCTTCTGCCGAAGCGGTTCTGGAAAAGCTGTTACCAAAATATGCGGAGACGTTGATCTACTCGGCCCTTCTTGAGGCGAAAGCATCCGAACACGGTGCACGCATGACAGCGATGGGCAACGCAACCGATAATGCATCCGAAATGATCAAGAAACTGACACTGGATCTCAACCGTGCACGCCAGGCTGCAATCACGTTGCAGATCGCGGAAATTGTTGGCGGAGCGGAAGCGTTGAAGTAG
- the atpA gene encoding F0F1 ATP synthase subunit alpha, protein MSIRPEEISALIKQQIENYQANIQVYDVGTVIQVGDGIARIHGLEKVMAGELLEFPNGQLGMAFNLEEDNVGCVVLGTVVGIKEGDQVKRTGKIAQVPVGEALIGRVVNPLGQPIDGRGPIETKEFRAIESPAPGVIDRKSVHEPLQTGIKAIDSMVPIGRGQRELIIGDRQTGKTAVAIDTIINQKGQGVICIYVAIGQKQSTVAQVVETLRKHGAMDYTIVVSASASDPAPLLFLAPYAGCAMGEYFMYKGGHALCIYDDLSKQAAAYRELSLLMRRPPGREAYPGDVFYLHSRLLERAAKLSDERGGGSLTALPFIETQAGDVSAYIPTNVISITDGQIFLESDLFHAGVRPAINVGISVSRVGGSAQIKAMKKVAGTLRLDLAQYRELQAFAQFGSDLDKATQARLTRGQRTVEILKQGRFEPMPVEKQVISIWAVTNGYLDDIELSAVGRFEKEFLAFIDTNYPQIPKAIVETKDLSQETIDQLKSAIEKFKATFVA, encoded by the coding sequence ATGAGCATTCGTCCTGAAGAAATCAGCGCTCTGATCAAACAACAGATCGAAAATTATCAAGCAAATATTCAAGTATATGATGTCGGTACTGTCATTCAAGTGGGTGACGGGATCGCTCGTATTCATGGTTTGGAAAAAGTCATGGCGGGTGAGTTGCTCGAATTCCCGAATGGCCAATTGGGAATGGCTTTCAACTTGGAAGAAGATAATGTCGGTTGTGTCGTTCTTGGTACGGTGGTAGGTATCAAAGAAGGCGACCAAGTGAAGCGTACGGGTAAAATCGCTCAGGTTCCTGTCGGTGAAGCATTGATCGGTCGCGTGGTCAACCCGCTCGGTCAACCGATCGACGGCCGTGGTCCGATTGAAACGAAAGAATTCCGTGCGATCGAATCGCCGGCACCTGGCGTTATCGATAGAAAATCTGTTCATGAACCTCTGCAAACGGGGATCAAAGCGATCGACTCCATGGTTCCGATCGGACGCGGTCAGCGCGAATTGATCATCGGTGACCGTCAAACCGGTAAAACGGCGGTTGCGATCGATACGATCATCAACCAAAAAGGCCAGGGTGTCATCTGTATTTACGTCGCAATCGGACAGAAACAATCCACCGTTGCGCAAGTGGTTGAAACCTTGCGTAAACATGGCGCTATGGACTATACGATCGTCGTTTCCGCATCCGCTTCGGATCCGGCTCCGTTGCTCTTCTTGGCTCCATACGCCGGCTGCGCGATGGGTGAATACTTCATGTACAAGGGCGGCCATGCGCTTTGCATCTATGATGACCTTTCCAAACAAGCGGCTGCTTACCGCGAGTTGTCCTTGTTGATGCGTCGTCCGCCGGGCCGTGAAGCTTATCCTGGGGACGTCTTCTATCTCCATTCCCGTTTGCTCGAACGTGCGGCAAAACTGTCTGACGAACGTGGAGGCGGTTCCTTGACGGCATTGCCGTTCATTGAAACCCAAGCGGGTGACGTGTCTGCATACATCCCGACGAACGTGATCTCGATTACAGACGGACAAATCTTCTTGGAATCCGATCTCTTCCATGCGGGTGTACGTCCTGCGATCAACGTCGGTATCTCCGTTTCCCGTGTCGGCGGTTCCGCGCAAATCAAAGCGATGAAGAAAGTCGCAGGTACCCTGCGTCTTGACTTGGCCCAATATCGTGAATTGCAAGCGTTCGCACAGTTCGGATCGGATCTTGACAAGGCGACACAAGCACGCCTCACACGCGGGCAACGCACGGTGGAAATCTTGAAACAAGGCCGCTTTGAACCGATGCCGGTAGAAAAACAGGTCATTTCGATTTGGGCGGTTACTAACGGCTATCTCGACGATATCGAGCTGAGCGCTGTCGGACGTTTCGAGAAAGAATTCCTCGCGTTCATCGACACGAACTATCCGCAAATTCCGAAAGCGATCGTAGAGACGAAAGATCTTTCGCAAGAAACGATCGATCAACTCAAGAGTGCGATCGAGAAATTCAAAGCGACCTTTGTCGCGTAA
- the atpH gene encoding ATP synthase F1 subunit delta, with product MLGGGVAKRYADALYTLAVERDIVEQVEADLVTVTKTLEEYPDMARFLLNPVINANVKKEQIRQLFGTVLSPIVVNFLQLLLDRHRENQLQAIKREYVRRVDEARGRVKAHIETAYPLAETELVSVEHKLGASCGKTVQLTASVNPDLIAGARIRIGDRVLDASVKGQLDRFRESLKRYQVR from the coding sequence ATGCTAGGCGGGGGTGTGGCGAAGCGCTACGCAGATGCATTGTATACGCTTGCTGTCGAGCGCGATATCGTGGAACAGGTGGAAGCCGACCTCGTAACGGTGACCAAAACGCTGGAAGAATACCCGGATATGGCTCGGTTTTTGCTGAATCCGGTCATCAACGCGAATGTGAAGAAGGAGCAAATTCGCCAACTGTTCGGCACGGTTCTATCGCCGATTGTCGTGAATTTTTTGCAATTGCTGCTTGATCGTCATCGGGAAAATCAATTGCAAGCGATCAAACGCGAGTACGTTCGCCGGGTTGATGAAGCGCGCGGACGTGTGAAAGCACATATCGAAACGGCATATCCACTTGCGGAAACGGAACTCGTTTCCGTCGAGCATAAACTTGGCGCCTCATGCGGGAAGACGGTTCAACTGACAGCATCGGTCAATCCGGATTTGATCGCCGGAGCGCGGATCCGCATTGGCGATCGCGTCTTGGATGCCAGCGTGAAAGGACAGTTAGATCGTTTTCGCGAGTCGCTCAAGCGGTACCAAGTACGGTAG
- the atpF gene encoding F0F1 ATP synthase subunit B, translating to MELQFGTMLLQLIIFLLLFWFLKRVAFGPIMRVMKERQEYIENQIATAEQNRQEAERLAREHREALEAAKKEARDLLENARRNGEKQAAEIIAAAEAEAKRIQAEATAEINREKERALAELREQVGELSVLLAKKLIAKEIDQSKHKALFDEAVKEMGARVC from the coding sequence GTGGAGCTTCAATTTGGCACGATGTTATTACAATTAATCATTTTCCTTTTGTTGTTCTGGTTTTTGAAACGCGTGGCCTTCGGACCGATCATGCGGGTGATGAAGGAACGTCAAGAATATATCGAAAATCAAATTGCCACTGCAGAACAGAATCGCCAAGAAGCTGAGAGACTCGCGCGCGAGCATCGCGAAGCGTTGGAAGCTGCGAAGAAAGAAGCGCGTGATTTGCTTGAGAACGCGCGCCGTAACGGTGAGAAACAGGCGGCTGAGATCATCGCGGCTGCCGAAGCGGAAGCGAAGCGCATTCAAGCGGAAGCGACGGCTGAAATCAATCGTGAAAAAGAACGCGCGCTTGCGGAACTGCGCGAACAAGTAGGCGAACTGTCCGTGTTGTTGGCGAAGAAACTCATCGCGAAAGAGATCGATCAGAGCAAACACAAGGCGCTGTTCGATGAAGCGGTGAAAGAGATGGGGGCTCGCGTATGCTAG
- the atpE gene encoding F0F1 ATP synthase subunit C, whose protein sequence is MTVIAVGLCLGLAAIGAGIGNGLVVGRFLEGIARQPEARGMLQTQMFIGLGLVEALPVISVAIGLILFGSR, encoded by the coding sequence TTGACTGTCATTGCCGTTGGTTTGTGTCTGGGTCTTGCTGCTATTGGTGCTGGTATCGGTAACGGTCTTGTTGTAGGACGTTTCCTGGAAGGGATTGCACGTCAACCGGAAGCTCGCGGTATGTTGCAAACCCAAATGTTCATCGGTCTCGGTCTTGTCGAAGCATTGCCGGTTATCTCTGTTGCGATCGGTTTGATCCTTTTCGGAAGCCGATAA